Proteins encoded in a region of the Mesoflavibacter profundi genome:
- the upp gene encoding uracil phosphoribosyltransferase, with protein MIVHNLSEKNSIINQFIAELRDVNVQKDSMRFRRNIERIGEILSYEMSKTLNYTNKTITTPLAEMDVKTYVNDLVLCSVLRAGVPLHNGLLNYFDAAENAFISAYRHHKDNPDSFEIVVEYLACPDLNNKTLILADPMLATGQSLVATYKALQPFGVPKNLHIFAVLGAKEGVDYLEKHLPKDAHLWIATVDKELNSKGYIVPGLGDAGDLAFGEKLQH; from the coding sequence ATGATTGTTCATAATTTATCTGAAAAAAATTCGATTATTAATCAATTTATCGCCGAGTTAAGAGATGTAAATGTCCAAAAAGACAGCATGCGATTTAGACGAAATATAGAGCGCATAGGTGAAATATTAAGTTACGAAATGAGTAAGACTTTAAACTATACAAACAAAACCATCACTACGCCATTAGCAGAGATGGATGTTAAAACTTACGTTAACGATCTTGTATTATGCTCTGTCTTACGTGCTGGCGTACCTTTACACAATGGATTATTAAACTATTTTGATGCTGCAGAAAATGCGTTTATTTCTGCATACAGACATCACAAAGACAATCCAGATTCTTTTGAAATTGTTGTTGAATATTTAGCTTGTCCAGATTTAAATAACAAAACTTTAATCTTGGCAGATCCAATGCTAGCTACAGGACAATCTTTAGTTGCTACTTATAAAGCTTTACAACCTTTTGGAGTACCAAAAAACTTACACATCTTTGCTGTTCTTGGCGCGAAAGAAGGTGTAGATTATTTAGAAAAGCACTTGCCAAAAGATGCACATTTATGGATTGCGACAGTAGACAAAGAATTAAACAGTAAAGGCTATATCGTACCTGGTTTAGGCGATGCAGGAGATTTAGCTTTTGGCGAAAAACTACAACATTAA
- a CDS encoding DUF6427 family protein produces MITTIFSKSKPINYIIVFSIMLIAYLVLGFKFNFFSNNSNGLVEHIFAFLGAFFSVLILNFIVLKNGLSQQNNYEILVVALFFLALPQSFLSIKIIASNLFILLALRRIISVRSKKDLIKKVFDAGFLIGLSSVFYFWSILFFPLIIIALLFFSETKFQLYIIPFLGLLCVAIILVALSVILHEDFTSLLPQNFSVNFNYTAYNSFQFIGAITLLLSFGLWSSLFYLADIKKKMRSYRPSYKIMFAACILASCIVVIAPNKNGSEFLYLFSPLAVIFMNYIETIKEKWFKETFLALIVVVPILLLML; encoded by the coding sequence ATGATTACAACAATTTTTAGTAAATCAAAACCAATTAATTACATAATAGTCTTTAGTATTATGTTAATTGCTTACTTAGTTTTGGGTTTTAAGTTTAACTTTTTTAGCAATAATTCTAATGGATTAGTGGAGCATATCTTTGCTTTTCTTGGCGCTTTTTTTAGTGTGCTTATTTTAAATTTTATTGTCTTAAAAAATGGACTATCGCAACAAAATAATTATGAGATTTTAGTTGTTGCATTATTTTTTCTTGCATTACCTCAATCATTTTTGTCAATAAAAATTATTGCGTCTAATCTGTTTATTTTATTGGCTTTAAGACGAATTATAAGTGTTAGGTCTAAAAAAGATTTAATTAAAAAAGTATTTGATGCAGGATTTTTAATTGGTTTATCTTCGGTATTTTATTTCTGGTCTATTTTGTTTTTTCCGCTAATAATTATTGCATTATTATTTTTTTCTGAAACTAAATTTCAATTATACATTATTCCATTTTTAGGACTCTTATGTGTTGCGATAATTTTGGTAGCATTATCAGTAATTTTGCATGAAGATTTTACTTCATTATTACCTCAAAATTTTAGTGTAAATTTTAATTATACGGCTTATAATTCGTTTCAGTTTATTGGTGCAATAACATTGCTGTTGTCTTTTGGGTTATGGTCGTCTTTATTTTACTTAGCAGACATTAAAAAGAAAATGCGTAGTTATAGACCATCATATAAAATAATGTTTGCCGCTTGTATATTGGCTAGTTGTATTGTTGTAATTGCGCCAAATAAAAATGGTAGCGAATTTTTGTATCTGTTTTCGCCACTTGCTGTTATTTTTATGAATTATATAGAAACAATCAAAGAAAAATGGTTTAAAGAAACCTTTTTAGCTTTAATTGTAGTTGTACCAATACTATTATTAATGTTGTAG
- a CDS encoding DUF6341 family protein yields MKDFFNAIQDLFVNVLFAPLDALRNLELENWWAANIMNWLFMIIGFVAFVYWMKQLKIFNDNNEEDKSISSHSFL; encoded by the coding sequence ATGAAAGATTTTTTTAACGCAATACAAGATTTATTTGTTAACGTATTATTTGCTCCTTTAGATGCATTAAGAAACTTAGAACTTGAAAATTGGTGGGCAGCCAATATCATGAACTGGTTATTTATGATTATAGGATTTGTTGCTTTTGTTTACTGGATGAAGCAATTAAAAATATTTAACGATAACAACGAAGAGGATAAAAGTATCTCGTCTCATTCTTTTTTATAA
- the purD gene encoding phosphoribosylamine--glycine ligase, with protein sequence MNILVLGSGGREHTITWKLAQSEKCGNLFVAPGNSGTAKIAKNVPVSVTDFPAIKDVVLNNNIEMVIVGPEDPLVQGVHDYFLADEELKNVAVIGPQKAAATLEGSKEFAKEFLFRHNIPTAAYQSFNAQNVEEGYAFLETLNPPYVLKADGLAAGKGVVILNDLDEAKAELKSMLVDAKFGDASTKVVIEEFLDGIELSCFVLTDGKNYKILPTAKDYKRIGEGDTGLNTGGMGAVSPVPFADQAFLDKIENQIVKPTIEGLQKDNLPYKGFVFIGLIKVGDDPKVIEYNVRMGDPETEVVLPRLKNDFVVLMDAIATQTLDKIILEVDQRAATTIMLVSGGYPEAYEKGKEIFGVEKPTESILFHAGAQEKDGKIVTSGGRVMAVTSYGETYQEAIKKSYQTIENNLKFDKMYYRKDIGFDL encoded by the coding sequence ATGAATATTTTAGTATTAGGTTCTGGTGGAAGAGAACATACAATAACTTGGAAATTAGCGCAAAGCGAAAAATGTGGTAACCTTTTTGTAGCACCAGGAAACTCTGGAACTGCAAAAATTGCTAAAAATGTACCAGTTTCGGTAACCGATTTTCCAGCCATAAAAGACGTAGTACTAAACAACAATATAGAAATGGTTATTGTTGGACCAGAAGATCCTTTAGTGCAAGGTGTTCATGATTATTTTTTAGCAGACGAAGAGCTTAAAAATGTAGCTGTAATCGGACCACAAAAAGCAGCAGCAACATTAGAAGGTAGTAAAGAATTTGCTAAAGAATTTTTATTTAGACACAACATTCCTACTGCAGCATACCAAAGTTTTAATGCGCAAAATGTAGAAGAAGGCTATGCGTTTTTAGAGACTTTAAATCCGCCTTACGTTTTAAAAGCAGACGGATTAGCAGCAGGTAAAGGTGTTGTGATTTTAAATGATTTAGATGAAGCTAAAGCCGAACTAAAAAGTATGCTTGTAGATGCTAAATTTGGCGATGCTAGTACCAAAGTAGTTATCGAAGAGTTTTTAGACGGCATAGAATTAAGCTGTTTTGTTTTAACCGATGGTAAAAATTATAAAATACTTCCAACAGCAAAAGATTATAAGCGTATTGGAGAAGGTGATACAGGTTTAAATACTGGCGGAATGGGTGCAGTATCTCCTGTACCATTCGCAGATCAAGCGTTTTTAGATAAAATTGAAAACCAAATTGTAAAACCAACTATTGAAGGTTTACAAAAAGACAATTTGCCATACAAAGGGTTTGTGTTTATTGGCTTAATTAAAGTTGGTGACGATCCTAAAGTGATAGAGTATAACGTGCGTATGGGTGATCCAGAAACCGAAGTAGTTCTACCAAGACTTAAAAACGACTTTGTCGTTTTGATGGATGCTATAGCGACTCAAACTTTAGATAAAATCATTTTAGAAGTAGATCAAAGAGCAGCAACAACAATCATGTTAGTGTCTGGCGGATATCCTGAAGCTTACGAAAAAGGAAAAGAAATTTTTGGAGTAGAAAAGCCAACAGAGTCTATTTTATTTCATGCTGGAGCACAAGAAAAAGACGGTAAAATAGTAACGTCTGGCGGACGTGTTATGGCAGTTACAAGTTACGGAGAAACGTATCAAGAGGCCATAAAAAAATCTTACCAAACTATAGAAAATAATCTAAAGTTTGATAAGATGTATTATCGTAAGGATATTGGTTTCGACTTATAA
- a CDS encoding phenylacetate--CoA ligase family protein, translated as MKRFEWSLRLKGFPIKEAKKTLRLIESYDEKAYANFLSRQLRSIVQFHLENTPFYQELCNGVDSNNWNELPVLTKANLQQPLKDRLSNKYTEKTVHQHKTSGSSGTPFSFAKDNFAHAMTWATFMQRYAWYDIDLNTSKQARFYGIPLDKKGYYKERLKDWLGNRFRFSVFDLSDAALETVLKKFKHTKFDYINGYTSSIVQFAKFLERKNIILKNICPTLNVCIVTSEMLFEADKQLLERQFNIPIVNEYGAAELGLIAFQNKDKQWLVNSNHLYVEILDDNNQPLPYGETGKVVITDLFNRAHPFIRYELGDIGRLSKASTLQQPILEQLTGRTSDIIKLPSGKMAAGLTFYYVTKTVMDTKANVKEFVIEQTQLNTFLISYVAENSLTNEQKQAVQLAVDKYLEPNLKLVFEQKEVLQRQNSGKLKQFISSL; from the coding sequence TTGAAACGATTTGAATGGTCTTTACGTCTTAAAGGTTTCCCGATAAAGGAAGCTAAAAAAACCTTGCGCTTAATTGAAAGTTATGACGAGAAAGCGTACGCTAATTTTTTAAGCAGACAATTACGAAGTATCGTCCAATTTCACTTAGAAAACACGCCATTTTATCAAGAGTTATGTAACGGTGTTGACTCTAATAATTGGAACGAACTACCTGTGTTAACCAAAGCCAATTTACAGCAACCTTTAAAAGACCGTTTGTCTAACAAATACACCGAAAAAACGGTACATCAACATAAAACTTCTGGTTCTTCGGGTACGCCTTTTAGCTTTGCTAAAGACAATTTTGCACACGCAATGACTTGGGCTACGTTTATGCAACGTTACGCTTGGTATGATATTGATTTAAACACGTCTAAACAGGCGCGTTTTTATGGCATTCCGCTAGATAAAAAAGGGTATTACAAAGAGCGTTTAAAAGATTGGTTGGGTAATCGTTTTCGGTTTTCAGTGTTTGATTTGAGTGATGCTGCTTTAGAAACTGTATTGAAAAAGTTTAAGCATACTAAATTTGACTACATTAACGGTTATACCAGTAGCATTGTACAATTTGCTAAGTTTTTAGAGCGAAAAAATATCATTTTAAAAAATATTTGCCCAACGTTAAACGTATGTATTGTAACTTCTGAAATGCTTTTTGAAGCTGATAAACAATTACTTGAAAGACAATTTAATATCCCAATTGTTAACGAATATGGCGCTGCGGAATTAGGTTTAATCGCTTTCCAAAACAAAGACAAGCAATGGTTAGTTAACAGCAACCATTTATATGTTGAAATTTTAGACGATAATAATCAACCTTTACCTTACGGAGAGACAGGAAAAGTAGTAATTACTGATTTGTTTAATCGTGCGCATCCGTTTATACGTTACGAGCTTGGTGATATTGGACGTTTATCTAAAGCTAGTACATTGCAACAACCCATTTTAGAACAATTAACAGGTAGAACTAGTGACATTATTAAATTACCTAGTGGAAAAATGGCAGCAGGATTGACCTTTTATTACGTTACTAAAACCGTGATGGATACTAAAGCCAACGTTAAAGAGTTTGTAATCGAACAAACCCAATTGAACACATTTTTAATTAGTTATGTTGCTGAAAACTCTTTAACCAATGAGCAAAAACAAGCTGTGCAACTCGCGGTTGATAAATACTTAGAACCAAATCTTAAGCTAGTTTTTGAGCAAAAAGAAGTGTTACAACGTCAAAACAGTGGAAAGTTGAAGCAGTTTATTTCTTCTCTGTAG
- a CDS encoding glycosyltransferase family 2 protein — protein MQPLVSIITPMYNSEKFILKTIESVINQTYSNWELLLIDDGSTDNTIQIVEDFKQKYTNIKLLQNPTNLGAAQSRNKGILEAKGDYIAFLDADDLWKPNKLDLQIQFMQTHNCDVSFSSYEQIDENVKPLNKLVQAIPKLTYNKYLKTNYIGNLTGMYNAKTLGKITSPDLRKRQDWLLWLAAIKKSGKPALGIQESLAYYRVRQNSISSNKIELLKYNYLVYKKGLGFSTIKSLYRMLIFLWEHFMVKSKLITKIK, from the coding sequence ATGCAGCCATTAGTGTCTATAATTACGCCAATGTATAATTCAGAAAAATTTATTCTGAAAACTATTGAAAGCGTTATAAATCAAACCTATTCTAATTGGGAATTGTTACTTATAGACGATGGTTCAACCGATAATACCATTCAAATAGTTGAAGATTTTAAGCAGAAATACACTAACATCAAACTACTTCAAAATCCAACCAATTTAGGTGCTGCACAATCCAGAAACAAAGGAATACTAGAAGCAAAAGGAGATTACATCGCATTTTTAGATGCAGATGATTTATGGAAACCCAATAAGCTAGACCTACAAATTCAATTTATGCAAACTCATAATTGTGACGTTAGTTTTTCTAGTTACGAGCAAATAGATGAAAACGTTAAACCGCTAAACAAATTAGTACAAGCCATACCAAAACTTACGTATAATAAATACTTAAAAACAAACTACATTGGCAATTTAACAGGAATGTACAATGCCAAAACTTTAGGCAAAATAACAAGTCCCGATTTAAGAAAAAGACAAGATTGGTTATTATGGTTAGCTGCAATTAAAAAGTCTGGTAAACCAGCATTAGGTATACAAGAATCTTTAGCGTATTATCGTGTTAGGCAAAATTCAATTTCTTCTAATAAAATAGAATTACTTAAATACAATTACCTAGTCTATAAAAAAGGCTTAGGGTTTAGTACTATAAAATCGCTTTATAGAATGCTTATTTTTCTTTGGGAACATTTTATGGTAAAATCTAAGCTGATAACCAAAATAAAATAG
- a CDS encoding exopolysaccharide biosynthesis polyprenyl glycosylphosphotransferase, translating to MEFIRGRYSWLLRPFLVVFDIFVINIFAFYVFNFNEENLYFFSSAYLNNKHLLYIVYSIVLWFISTSLINFYNVYRYTSAINIVSLLFKQFFAFSIIVYAFIGVFRSIDVQAFTTLNYLLYCFACIGFVKLVSFYALKTYRSYLNGNVRRVIIIGKSEGALELKQLFNLKKELGYDLKGMFADQTTNPDITGTIKDSFDYLNKNSGVDEIYCAIDELSEKQVNEYVKYANLHHCNIKFIPKTNKLFTKRLKTDYYNYLPVLSMQEVALNDGFNKFLKRFFDIVFSLMVMFFILSWLTPLLFILIKLESKGPLFFKHKRNGINYKEFDCYKFRSLRENKEIKGTYVTQDDNRLTTIGKFLRKTSIDEIPQFYNVLKGDMSVVGPRPHMLSYTDDYSKKIDKYNFIFRHNVKPGVTGLAQIKGYRGEIKSDEDIINRIKYDNFYIENWSLVLDLKIIFQTVLNIFKGQKTAY from the coding sequence ATGGAATTTATACGCGGAAGATACTCTTGGTTACTACGACCTTTTCTAGTAGTATTTGACATATTTGTCATTAATATCTTTGCGTTTTATGTGTTCAATTTTAATGAAGAAAATCTATATTTTTTCTCTTCAGCGTATTTAAATAATAAACATCTATTATACATAGTCTATTCTATAGTATTATGGTTTATTTCAACCTCTTTAATTAACTTTTACAATGTTTATAGATATACATCTGCAATAAACATTGTATCGCTCTTATTTAAGCAGTTTTTTGCGTTTTCAATAATAGTATATGCGTTTATTGGTGTGTTTAGAAGTATAGATGTACAGGCATTTACGACATTAAACTACTTGTTATATTGTTTTGCATGTATTGGCTTTGTTAAACTGGTTAGTTTTTATGCCTTAAAAACGTATAGAAGTTACTTAAACGGAAACGTAAGACGTGTCATCATTATTGGAAAAAGCGAAGGTGCATTAGAATTAAAACAACTTTTTAATTTAAAAAAAGAATTAGGGTATGATCTAAAAGGCATGTTTGCAGATCAAACCACTAATCCAGACATCACAGGAACAATAAAGGATAGTTTTGATTATCTAAACAAAAATTCTGGTGTAGATGAGATTTATTGCGCAATAGACGAGCTTTCAGAAAAACAAGTCAACGAGTATGTAAAATATGCTAATTTACACCATTGTAACATTAAGTTTATTCCAAAAACAAACAAGTTATTTACCAAAAGGCTAAAAACAGACTATTATAACTATTTGCCAGTTTTATCAATGCAAGAAGTGGCTCTAAACGATGGTTTTAATAAGTTTTTAAAGCGCTTTTTCGACATAGTTTTTTCCTTAATGGTAATGTTTTTTATACTATCATGGTTAACACCATTGTTGTTTATTTTAATAAAACTAGAATCTAAAGGTCCATTGTTTTTTAAACACAAACGAAACGGAATTAATTATAAAGAATTTGATTGCTATAAGTTTAGATCCTTAAGAGAAAACAAAGAAATTAAAGGAACTTACGTCACACAAGATGATAACAGATTAACCACAATTGGTAAGTTTTTAAGAAAAACAAGCATAGACGAAATTCCGCAGTTTTACAACGTTTTAAAAGGCGATATGAGTGTTGTAGGACCAAGACCACATATGTTATCCTATACAGACGATTATTCTAAAAAAATAGACAAATACAACTTTATCTTTAGGCACAATGTAAAACCTGGCGTAACAGGATTAGCACAAATAAAAGGATATCGCGGAGAAATTAAAAGTGATGAAGATATTATAAACCGAATTAAATACGATAATTTTTATATAGAAAATTGGTCGTTAGTTTTAGATCTAAAAATCATATTTCAAACCGTTTTAAATATTTTTAAAGGACAAAAAACAGCCTATTAA
- a CDS encoding UDP-glucuronic acid decarboxylase family protein — MSQKRVLITGAAGFLGSHLCDKFVSEGYFVIGMDNFITGDSKNIAHLTGNSNFRFVEHDVTNYINIEGDLDYILHFASPASPIDYLKIPIQTLKVGSLGTHNCLGLARSKGARMLIASTSEVYGDPLVHPQTEDYYGNVNTIGPRGVYDEAKRFQEAITMAYHRFHGLETRIVRIFNTYGPRMRLNDGRVIPAFMGQALRGEDLTVFGDGSQTRSFCYVSDQVDGIYKLLLSDYANPVNIGNPHEISIKDFAEEIIQLTGTDQKVIYKDLPVDDPMQRQPDITKAKDILGWEPKVGRAEGMKKTFDYFKSLTEDELYKSEHKDFTNYHK, encoded by the coding sequence ATGAGTCAAAAAAGAGTTTTAATTACAGGTGCAGCAGGCTTTTTAGGGTCTCATTTATGTGATAAGTTTGTTAGCGAAGGTTATTTTGTTATCGGTATGGATAACTTTATTACCGGCGATTCCAAAAATATCGCTCACCTTACAGGAAACTCTAATTTCAGGTTTGTAGAGCATGATGTAACCAATTACATCAATATAGAAGGTGATTTAGATTATATCCTTCATTTTGCATCACCAGCAAGCCCAATAGATTATTTAAAAATTCCTATTCAAACCTTAAAAGTAGGTAGTTTAGGTACACATAACTGTTTAGGATTAGCACGATCTAAAGGCGCTAGAATGCTTATTGCTTCTACATCAGAAGTGTATGGTGATCCATTAGTACATCCTCAAACAGAAGATTATTATGGTAATGTAAACACCATTGGACCAAGAGGTGTATATGACGAAGCTAAACGCTTTCAAGAAGCCATTACTATGGCATATCACAGATTTCATGGTTTAGAAACTAGAATAGTTCGTATTTTTAATACTTACGGACCAAGAATGCGACTTAACGATGGTCGTGTTATACCAGCATTTATGGGACAAGCCTTACGTGGTGAAGACTTAACCGTTTTTGGTGATGGTTCTCAAACACGTTCGTTTTGTTACGTGTCAGATCAAGTAGATGGTATTTACAAACTTTTATTAAGTGATTATGCAAATCCTGTAAATATTGGTAATCCTCATGAAATTTCAATTAAAGATTTTGCAGAAGAAATTATCCAATTAACAGGAACAGACCAAAAAGTAATCTATAAAGATTTACCAGTAGACGATCCTATGCAGCGTCAACCAGATATTACTAAAGCTAAAGATATTTTAGGTTGGGAACCAAAAGTTGGCAGAGCAGAAGGTATGAAAAAAACATTCGATTATTTTAAAAGTTTAACTGAAGACGAACTATATAAAAGCGAACACAAAGATTTTACAAACTACCATAAATAA
- a CDS encoding UDP-glucose dehydrogenase family protein, producing MKIAVIGTGYVGLVTGTCLAETGNEVLCIDIDQEKVNKMQKGEVPIYEPHLDVLFERNIKANRLKFSTKLEEGLEHGDIIFLALPTPEDEDGSADLKYILGVADDIGKLIKDYKVIVDKSTVPVGTSDKVKATIAKHATVDFDVVSNPEFLREGFAVDDFLKPERIVIGSSSDRATKLMEKLYKPYVRSGNPIIIMDEKSAELTKYASNSFLAAKITFMNEIANFCEKVGADVDKVRIGMGTDSRIGKRFLFPGIGYGGSCFPKDVKALHKSGLDNSYNFKILDAVINVNARQKLVLIPKIENHFDNNLKGKTIAIWGLAFKPETDDIREAPSLYMIDQLLAQGCNIVAFDPEAMPNVKRKLGDKITFADNMYDALKDVDALVISTEWSIFRTPNFSKMKDLMASHTIFDGRNLYEVKEVQNEGFKYISIGR from the coding sequence ATGAAGATAGCCGTAATTGGTACAGGTTACGTAGGATTAGTAACCGGAACATGTTTAGCCGAAACAGGAAACGAAGTATTATGTATAGATATTGATCAAGAAAAGGTCAATAAAATGCAAAAAGGAGAAGTCCCAATTTACGAACCACATTTAGATGTACTTTTTGAAAGAAATATAAAAGCAAATCGCTTAAAATTTTCAACCAAATTAGAAGAAGGATTAGAGCATGGAGATATCATTTTCCTTGCATTACCAACACCAGAAGACGAAGATGGCTCTGCAGACTTAAAATATATTTTAGGTGTTGCAGACGATATAGGAAAACTAATCAAAGACTATAAAGTAATCGTTGATAAAAGTACAGTTCCAGTTGGTACTTCAGATAAAGTAAAAGCTACAATAGCAAAACACGCAACAGTAGATTTTGATGTAGTTTCTAATCCAGAATTTTTACGTGAAGGATTTGCTGTAGACGACTTTTTAAAACCAGAACGTATAGTTATAGGTTCTAGTAGCGATCGTGCGACCAAGCTAATGGAAAAGCTATACAAACCATACGTAAGATCTGGCAATCCAATTATTATAATGGATGAAAAATCTGCCGAACTTACTAAATACGCATCAAACTCATTTTTAGCCGCAAAAATCACGTTTATGAATGAGATAGCCAACTTCTGTGAAAAAGTTGGAGCAGATGTAGATAAAGTACGTATTGGTATGGGAACAGACTCGCGTATTGGTAAAAGATTCTTATTTCCAGGAATTGGATATGGCGGATCATGTTTCCCAAAGGATGTTAAAGCCTTACACAAATCAGGTTTAGATAATAGTTACAATTTCAAAATTTTAGATGCTGTAATCAATGTTAATGCTAGGCAAAAATTAGTTCTAATTCCAAAAATAGAAAATCATTTTGATAATAATTTAAAAGGAAAAACTATTGCCATTTGGGGATTAGCCTTTAAACCAGAAACAGACGATATTCGTGAAGCGCCTTCATTATATATGATTGATCAGCTTTTAGCTCAAGGTTGTAACATTGTTGCTTTTGATCCAGAAGCAATGCCAAATGTAAAGCGTAAATTAGGAGATAAAATTACCTTTGCAGATAATATGTATGATGCGTTAAAAGATGTAGATGCATTAGTAATTTCTACAGAATGGAGTATATTTAGAACACCAAATTTTTCAAAAATGAAAGACTTAATGGCAAGTCACACCATTTTTGATGGTCGTAATTTATACGAGGTTAAAGAAGTACAAAACGAAGGTTTTAAATACATTTCAATAGGTAGATAA